A window of the Methanoregula sp. genome harbors these coding sequences:
- a CDS encoding PQQ-binding-like beta-propeller repeat protein codes for MVLLGALLAGMVLPVNAADTGNSPVPVWSDQTGTRDVLIQCSGNGKYIVSGSDTGILRLYNQTGTILWTFQRDEKMVRSIAISGNGDYVGAVFLNPDAPSFYADGEILFFNRTGSVLWDYTSDYTVERIAISDDGNSIYASGSPNLYSFDRNGTIIGQNVSQGRTWTLDAAGDGSYAVAGGTITDRIHIAGSQTPANRIYAFEKDGTIPWNYSTKQRITSVGVSSEGESIVSAGDSHLYSLDRNGTLMWQFNSSPYYSSVAVSSDGGYTAAGSQYYVRLFNRTGALLWKYEYNSMISSVGLFNDGNVIIAGASDGVYVFNKTGKLLWHYGTPKSVLHVSVAKDGMYFAAGTSDTTYFFNRWGNATIIDEPELSVVSGDSPAPAVTAPLPSPLPVTLVIFAISCITIIAAIRKHEGE; via the coding sequence ATGGTACTTCTGGGGGCGCTGCTGGCGGGAATGGTTTTGCCCGTGAATGCAGCTGACACCGGGAACTCCCCGGTCCCAGTCTGGTCGGACCAGACCGGAACCCGTGATGTCCTCATCCAATGTTCCGGGAACGGGAAGTATATTGTTTCCGGTTCCGACACAGGAATTCTCCGGTTGTATAATCAGACCGGAACGATCCTCTGGACATTCCAGCGGGACGAAAAAATGGTCCGGTCAATCGCGATCTCCGGTAACGGGGATTATGTCGGCGCCGTATTTCTCAATCCCGATGCACCATCGTTTTATGCAGACGGTGAAATTCTCTTTTTCAACCGGACCGGAAGTGTGCTCTGGGATTATACCAGCGATTACACGGTGGAACGTATTGCGATATCCGATGACGGGAATTCAATCTATGCGTCCGGCAGCCCGAACCTGTATTCGTTTGACCGGAATGGTACCATTATCGGGCAAAATGTATCCCAGGGACGAACATGGACTCTTGATGCTGCCGGCGATGGTTCGTACGCAGTAGCCGGAGGTACAATTACTGATAGAATACATATAGCCGGATCCCAGACTCCCGCTAACAGAATATATGCGTTTGAAAAAGACGGGACAATTCCCTGGAATTATTCAACGAAGCAGCGTATTACCAGTGTAGGAGTATCTTCAGAGGGGGAGTCCATCGTGAGCGCAGGTGACTCCCATCTCTATTCACTTGATCGCAACGGAACATTGATGTGGCAGTTCAACAGCAGTCCGTATTATTCCAGCGTGGCTGTGTCATCGGATGGAGGATATACTGCTGCCGGCTCCCAGTATTATGTCCGGTTGTTCAACAGAACCGGGGCACTTCTCTGGAAATATGAATATAATTCAATGATCAGTAGTGTAGGACTCTTCAACGACGGCAATGTTATCATTGCGGGTGCTTCAGATGGCGTTTATGTTTTTAATAAGACGGGAAAGTTACTCTGGCATTATGGAACACCGAAATCAGTATTGCACGTATCTGTTGCAAAAGATGGCATGTATTTTGCGGCTGGCACATCTGATACCACGTATTTTTTCAACCGGTGGGGCAATGCGACAATTATTGATGAGCCGGAACTTTCCGTTGTGAGCGGTGATTCTCCAGCACCCGCTGTTACTGCTCCTCTACCCTCCCCGCTCCCGGTCACCCTTGTCATTTTTGCGATCTCGTGTATTACCATCATCGCAGCAATTCGAAAACACGAGGGGGAGTAA